GATGTCATTTCATCTATCTTATTACACATGAATAACATTTGTTTCAAGTACGTAAAAAGTAAAGTTGATgccaaataagaaaaaagaggttgggatgcgtccaacactgataaattcccatacgtgtccgtctgtcaattttttctaaaactttaacaaaatattaataacaatattttgagtggtatatgaatttgaaatcaatatttacaaCTATAATCCGATCGTCCAAAATCAACTATTATGCCTCCAAACTCAATACCTCTTTAACACCTAAAAAACTATGTAGCAACCTAAGTAAGATTGGTGTTTGCAAAGATATAGGAGCTCAATGAACCCGGATAAGCTCAATGATTATTTCCTTGGAGAGTCGGTTTCTGTTGCTGATTTTGATTCTTTACTACATTTAACTCCTTGAACAATGTGCTTATAGGCTGGAGGATTTTGATGTTGTAAGTGGAGATGATATTCTAAAAAGCTATCAAGTCTGACTCTGTTGGTGATGATGGAGTTCCTATTCGTTTCGTTAAACTCATACTTCCACTAATTATAACTCATATTATAAACTAGTGCATTGTCACTTCTACTTTCCCTCGCTCTGGGAAAATTGCAAGAGTTCTTCCAACGGTTAAGAAGCGTGACACTAATTCTTCAACTGATTTAAGACCGATAAGCATCCTACCTTGCCCCTCTTAGGTCTTTGCGAAGATAATTGAGCAACAGATCTTAAGTCATATTTCACTTAACAACTTgctgtttgaaaaataatcgGGTTAAAGAGCAAATCATAGCTGCTCTACTGCAATGGTTAATCTTCTTGAAGATGTTAGGGTGGACTATGATTAGAGTCAAATAAATCTCCTCCGCTTACTCGACTTTacaaaggcctttgacaaagtGAATCACAGTATTCTAAAGTGGAAACTCGTAAACTTCTTCGGCTTCAGTAAGCGGGCATGCTAATTGGTGACTATCTATCTGACAGATCACAAAGGGTTTTTTCTGGGGGGAAATGCTCAGCGCTCAGACTTGTTACGCAAGTAGTAGCACAGGGTTCGATTCTTGGTACAATACTCTTTTGTATGTTCATCAGTGATCTGCCTGCGTGTTGTTCGCACTATTCGGTTCACCTGTATGCTGACGTTGTTCAACTCCACCTTGCAAGGCCTTTTCATCAGCTCAATGAACTGTCTTTCTCCATCAACGAGGATCTTAACCAAATTAATGCGTGGTCCATTGCAAATGGCCTATTCTTAAATCCTTCCAATACCCTAGTCATTCCAATTTCGAAGAAAAAATTTGATCTCTCTACTCTACGAAATATTTGGCTAAGTGatcgttaaattaaattagtggATCATTGCACCAGCCTTGGATAAACTATTGACCGTCATCTGTCAGGCTATCGACACACTAGTTATGTCATTGGTCGCATTTATGGATGCTTACGTAAACTTTGGCCTTAGGATACTTTACCCCTGTGATACTCGATGTAAACTAATAATTGCTTTAATAGTTTCCCTCATACCATATGCTGAAATAGTGTATAGTGATCTTGATTCACTAtctaaacaaaaactacaagtTGCTTTCAATGATGCTGTCCGTTACGTCTTTGGGTTGCGTAGATATCACCATGTTtcgaaattttctaaaaatatattgggTTGCACACTGCAGCAATACATAAATGCAAGAaactgtttatttttacataatgtAATACATATTAGGGCTCCATCTTATCTGTTTACCAAACTCTCATTTAACCGTTCCATTAGAAGTATCAACATTACCCCTCAACTCGGCAATTATCTGAACTCGTCCCGTTTATTTTTCATACGTGCTGTTAAACTCTGGAACTCGCTCCTATCTgcaattaaattaatgtaatcTTACTGTACGGGCgattattgttaaataaatgaaatgaaatatctTTATATGAGAATAGTACTGATGTCAAAAACCGTTTTATATCAGTAcctgttgtttttgtaggttttcgtgttttgtaaaaaaaattgtcgattgaattattctcaatttcagaagaggtttttttaaatattttatttcctataaaaaaatcccgattagatttttctaaaaacattcaACACgttaaaaacaagattttattataaaatctaaaatttaattgaagtcgctaaCATTTTTGGTTTGTGATATATTTGGGATCAAtgaacgtacgttcacacgcacacatctcttttaaaatctttgattaAGATTGTGTGAATCTTGAATTGTCTAGAAATGCCaaagaaatttcataaaactccgtcaaaatcaaaaaaagaaaacacaaacattGGGTCATATGCTTAAAGATGAGAAAGTTCTCAGAGTCAGTACTGACGAGCTTAAACTCGCATGTGAGGTCGATGGAGCAGACTCGGACTCGGACTCTCTCTACAGTTCTGACTCAGTGATATGAGAACGATCTTAAAGCTCTCTGTATGCACTTGCTTAAGTTAAAACAATAGTTTCTGTGCGGTCAGTCGAGTCAAGAAGGAAAAATTTCTTCTGAAAGCGAAAAtgaaagtgtaaaaaaaattactaaaaaaagaaaaaaaaaatactaaaaaagtttcaaatatgAAGATCcgtttaaaaagcaaaatatatttaaaaaaaataattcttagggactttgaaaaaaaatttcttattttgatgcttgtaaattttttatCCGCGTTGCACGATGCCTGTACATTTATTGAGTAGTATCCTTTGCGGGTGATTTACTCCTCGTGGTGATAATAGTGGTTTCCTTATACTCACATATGTACAATCCAGAGCACCAACGGCGTAAGGAAACTCATACTTACTGCTCCATAACCCTTGcgcttcttctttttcttcagaGGTGTGTGATAATATGATCCAATCAGTTGCACggcttgcaatttttgttgcgaCTTGCTGTACCGCCATAGATATCGTTGATTGATTGACACCAATGTATTTGACAACACCGCTTTGAAATGCAGGATGAGGAAAAATCCTCATTTTTCCTTTATGAATCAAAGCACCAACAAGGTTTGGCTCCAAAACTCTTCTGCCATTAATTGCACACCTGTTCCACTAAatctatacaattttcgaaaatcttcACCAATCAGACAGctactatttttatattgtttatcaACTGAGTAAGAGAAAATCTATACTCAACAATTTGTGAGATCGATTCCATGGAATCGAGCGTTTCCTCATTGTTTTTGCATATCAAAACTAGAACTTTGTCACATAGAGCTTTCCTCGAGAGATAGATCTCAACATTTTGAGTTCGAACTCACAGTTTGAGATCGATCTCGGTCTCTGTATTTTTTTGGCATACCAATCTAAGAAAGTTCTCAGAAAAGTGAGTAAAAAGCTTGAACTCATCCTTTTGCATAGGACCCAATATCTCTATTGGTTCTTGAATTGAAcgatgaaaaatggttttcagaacgcacggacgtacgaatgtTCGTACACACGCATACACAAACATGCTCGTatctcttaaaatctttgacTCAAATTACAATAACTACCTATGGGAGGtaaagaaaaagcaaaatattttttttgtcagaattAAGGTACACAAATTCTGGATACATAGATACACAATAAgactcaactttccattaccgcagcacgaatttcgactcgcggtttttttatttgaaataatgaacGTCTAGCAGAAATTTTATCATAGTACTatctttactttttatttattaaaataaattacaaaaggCAACACTACccaatcaaattttaaacatcCCTGTTGTAAGCCTCTCAAACTGTCACCCTCCCTTTTTTCTAATCagacatttcatttgacatatgtgtcaagttattttttgaagaagagtAAACTCTACTCTTTGTGATTATTTTTGctcaagaaaattaaactaatctttttattttttacataaaaacaaaaattagaaataattattatttagaattaaaaatacacaaataaaaataaaccaaaacaatGTTCCTCTTCAGTGTTTGAtctcaaaagaataaaaatcgCAGAAGATTTGTGTGaaggtgttcttttttttcgtattttctttttaatttgtattttgtatatagaattaaaaattcctcaaaaaagccaatattatatttaaaaagttaaaacttaaaacaaacaaattaaacaaataaacaataataaccAAACAAACACGATGGAACCCAACGATGAGGTTGTCGAACGCCAAAAACTCGTCCCCAACGACATCGAAACCGAAGAGGAACCAACCAGCCAAGTGACCACAGCCCCCCAGAGTGCCCCAAAATCCGCCCCAACTCCAGCATCTCCAGTCACAATTCCAAAGGTtaatgtaagtatttttttttctttaatttacaatcatttaaacaaattgaacttCTTTTGTTATCGTCattaatgttttctatttttgttattattttttttaagattaaaagcacttccagtggtGATACAACGCGAAGTCGAAATTCAGCTTCATGTTCAATTGAACGAACGACTTCGGATAAAAATACTTCTTCGGCCAAAGTGACCTATGTAAATGAGCGTCGTCAAAAACCTCAAGATGAATCTAGGTTTGAATTCAAATCACGTCCAAGGAAGCTCCTGAAAGGTAATGTAAAGCATTCTTGTTAGATGAACTCTCTTGAGCAATtagcttttctttcaaaaaaatgtatttaaaaatctataaatcaaaattgtttctGGCTGGACTTTATACACTTCTATTTTATGGAGtagattgtttttgttattgttattgtttgttttgtttttcattttt
This window of the Eupeodes corollae chromosome 3, idEupCoro1.1, whole genome shotgun sequence genome carries:
- the LOC129950356 gene encoding coiled-coil domain-containing protein 28A isoform X2, translating into MEPNDEVVERQKLVPNDIETEEEPTSQVTTAPQSAPKSAPTPASPVTIPKVNIKSTSSGDTTRSRNSASCSIERTTSDKNTSSAKVTYVNERRQKPQDESRFEFKSRPRKLLKEVPDVKHMERALLGLLDDFHSGKLKAFGSGCTMDQMTKIREQQESLAKLHFELAAAEEDSLDSGTDLNAAKAQENMLQLVQRLEQLSISIEQLQTSHTGL
- the LOC129950356 gene encoding coiled-coil domain-containing protein 28A isoform X3, with the translated sequence MEPNDEVVERQKLVPNDIETEEEPTSQVTTAPQSAPKSAPTPASPVTIPKVNIKSTSSGDTTRSRNSASCSIERTTSDKNTSSAKVTYVNERRQKPQDESRFEFKSRPRKLLKVPDVKHMERALLGLLDDFHSGKLKAFGSGCTMDQMTKIREQQESLAKLHFELAAAEEDSLDSGTDLNAAKAQENMLQLVQRLEQLSISIEQLQTSHTGL